The Lytechinus pictus isolate F3 Inbred chromosome 10, Lp3.0, whole genome shotgun sequence genome includes a window with the following:
- the LOC129268942 gene encoding nascent polypeptide-associated complex subunit alpha, muscle-specific form-like, which produces MPAGPYRNPSRSPSVDNITNHRYSTGSTASASSSGTWSNRESTEHSTPVRNNQGGQQQQGYEQDSSSLAPPHSYPGDPPMSHGMDLPPPPPEMLQHGVQSPGMVPPSPTSRMNHYGVPNSPHYPPQSPSGNGGYYNQFQFPASAGSSPSRQPFRNKPSFDDPPWLRNHQPRNRPPSGSDYPEDHTANGQAMRGHLGGGGGGGMMGYQSLHHNKSMMHTHPAHSMDNMLASDFHCNDSQRPHSDGISDFHVDAISAQHEGIKDADRIYEWLRRQRLMEYTNNFTRSGYDMPTIAKMTPEDLTAIGITKPSHRKRITAMIAQMRESDPVPAYIPGDVGTWLRLLDLSQYHNTLMTNSYGVMDEVFHITWEDLQDIGIDKLGHQKKIMLAVRRLKDLKKKGWVPGHQLNSDSGGSGSPQSSVDGITPLPAGLHLPLQERASPQSPQQEFVNPPLARKHSGVRSSRESLSSDISNRSAGSSSQDTTTPQDPHPPIMHLRHPKHHADASYVPATATMNVGDDGKRTPSPKDTPTSEPKNAKEGHYGSFSTFKQPNANTTQTLPVQKGPQGIDKLIGIHKREQSNRDSIESASSFGSGSGSGSGDHSSLGSKKSLPPAPPRRTNSMITTVPDPEKLRTATIGRKKSMKPFHDRESAVAAGMARHPEITSGFATIKRTPSRKTDTLKRMQRSQSHDSEPLSAIISRSSEVIFKPPAAPSVPKVTPDMRSGVGQPGPRVAPSDGQEDANNRRMEAEEINAMQRGMQAPNQMMNAVIPPVERTSPNHIQHQETPSQLVNENPQQAQRTHSPKHVHQQQVLNQNQMMNFPQPQVQRNNSPKHVQQQQIINQMQNQMMNANQPQVQRTTSPKDAQYQQAQDRMSNEMKSATPPQVEMNISQVQRTSPKHNHNQVGRKNSNSSLSMQGGIQTPFMSPQQDTAVHLQNAHNHHVQVQQESRHEVSQPQNMNAMQDHPIYSTINVPQSPRKTNEQPKNYLVSDPNHPSNQKPVGTQAIKQAQNILSEAIESQQASTFPNGSYPHSKLHLRNEGILDLPNTNTGIWDQGRSLPESHTKSLSRNRAAEIGRSLQIEKQANSYSFVMPPPSTATVLDSGRRASAASAVSATSSENSSNSSDSSGQPRRPGSAEVLWKKQSQADDSTPVLQPVLSNPLQGIWRPRSRHQNRNSNTEIDEDLTTDISSSSKGSSSSKGSEEDSPIKTQATFLQLKKQFLNTDSQPLNYQTLKRPPKKPEPLAPEFRSRSRSFTEQDEYNQSPVSKYAPFSFETMNRNMNANSAEDESSSPRVYEEIEDRPMSSFNRSSPLTSPRHSTVSQPQQPKPVPIPVVPVSVPQQHHQQLPHMHNPSVPAIGSVPPPPVGPPPAVPVLPKSAPPVTLEVQTQVQVSNASPAKIPSPLSPSLPPPPPLSPMGPAEMSSLPSPPMPPPPAPIAFVPPAPPVVPSVSHSTPPPAPPPAPPPPTNMQLTNIMQSKKASALEPVNGKLSSSVPKKMMGDIGGGVDMMAELKLRQKKRQKVPVVSESWESNSDTIKRKPASPNELVNEEVAVHSSDLKEFPPPPPELTTSPPSVEVKKRAVPPVVMPKTKSPPKPSRPQETPTPAPTSTHSPRLIPIEEPSSRLVPIKSPNNRLVPIEDPKDVDIFSSDMDKLEDQDEVVDSDSSESSDTLDTGLTGFENENTDTIKKQPMRLSPRRPTSGETGSYGAEIITASVPPFSVDRSASNHPATKNYMPIEDAAADADSLGDATLKLEEILRSMAMEDPLGQLQDDDWTPPPAPVLKLPQTSPSLPSPPLPPPPPPPSSEPEPYNSEEPAEESKEVFNDIESMFANLALDLDSMMG; this is translated from the exons ATGCCTGCTGGTCCCTACAGGAACCCATCTAGAAGCCCTTCAGTTGATAACATTACCAATCATAGATATTCTACAGGTTCAACAGCATCGGCTAGCTCATCAGGCACCTGGTCAAATAGAG AGAGCACAGAGCACTCAACACCTGTTAGAAACAACCAAGGTGGACAACAACAGCAAGGTTATGAGCAAGACTCATCATCTCTAGCCCCACCCCACTCTTACCCAGGGGATCCACCAATGTCACATGGCATG GatttaccaccaccaccacctgaGATGTTACAGCATGGGGTACAATCACCAGGCATGGTACCTCCTAGTCCTACCTCAAGGATGAACCACTATGGTGTTCCTAATTCACCTCATTACCCTCCACAATCACCTAGTG GCAATGGTGGTTACTACAACCAGTTTCAGTTTCCTGCATCAGCTGGTAGTTCACCTAGTAGACAACCATTTAGAAATAAACCCAGCTTTGATGATCCACCATGGCTTCGCAATCATCAACCTAGGAATAGACCTCCAAGTGGTTCAGATTATCCTGAGGATCATACTGCAAAT GGCCAAGCAATGAGAGGTCAtttaggaggaggaggaggaggaggaatgATGGGATATCAATCATTACATCATAACAAGTCTATGATGCATACACATCCCGCACATAGTATGGATAACATGTTGGCTTCAGACTTTCATTGCAATG ATTCCCAAAGACCTCATAGTGATGGTATATCTGACTTCCATGTAGATGCCATATCGGCTCAACATGAAGGTATTAAG GATGCAGATAGAATATATGAATGGTTAAGGAGACAGAGGTTAATGGAGTATACCAACAACTTCACAAGGTCTGGATATGACATGCCAACCATAGCCAAGATGACACCAGAG GATCTGACAGCAATCGGTATCACCAAACCTAGTCACAGGAAACGTATAACAGCAATGATTGCACAGATGAGAGAATCTGATCCAGTACCAGCATATATACCA gGGGATGTTGGGACATGGCTGAGACTACTAGATCTTAGTCAGTACCATAATACCTTGATGACTAATAGCTATGGAGTTATGGATGAAGTCTTTCATATCACTTGGGAAGATCTTCAGGACATTGGCATTGATAAGCTAG GTCACCAGAAGAAAATCATGCTTGCTGTTAGGAGGTTAAAGGACTTGAAGAAAAAAGGTTGGGTACCAGGTCATCAACTGAACAGTGATTCCGGTGGCAGTGGATCACCGCAATCCTCAGTGGACGGCATCACTCCACTTCCTGCAGGATTACACTTACCTCTCCAGGAGAGAGCATCACCGCAGTCACCGCAGCAGGAGTTTGTGAACCCACCCCTCGCTAGGAAACATTCAGGAGTTCGGAGCAGCCGTGAGAGTTTAAGTAGTGATATCAGCAACAGGTCAGCAGGCTCATCATCACAGGACACAACAACACCACAGGACCCACATCCACCTATCATGCACTTGAGGCATCCTAAGCATCATGCAGATGCAAGTTATGTACCAGCGACTGCAACAATgaatgttggtgatgatgggaAACGTACTCCTTCCCCGAAAGATACGCCAACATCGGAACCAAAGAATGCTAAAGAAGGACATTATGGTTCGTTTTCAACCTTCAAGCAACCAAATGCCAATACAACACAGACATTGCCAGTACAAAAAGGACCTCAGGGTATTGATAAATTAATTGGTATCCATAAGAGAGAGCAAAGTAATAGAGACTCTATTGAGAGTGCATCAAGTTTTGGGTCAGGGTCTGGGTCTGGTTCAGGGGATCATTCTTCATTGGGTTCAAAGAAATCGTTACCCCCTGCACCACCAAGAAGGACTAACTCAATGATAACGACAGTCCCTGACCCTGAGAAACTAAGAACAGCTACAATAGGTAGGAAAAAGTCCATGAAACCTTTCCACGATAGGGAGTCTGCAGTTGCTGCTGGAATGGCCAGGCATCCAGAGATTACATCAGGGTTTGCGACTATCAAAAGGACTCCATCAAGAAAAACTGATACATTGAAGAGAATGCAAAGATCACAATCTCATGATAGTGAGCCCTTGTCGGCCATCATCAGTCGATCGTCGGAAGTAATTTTTAAACCCCCTGCAGCGCCCTCTGTTCCAAAAGTGACACCAGACATGAGATCTGGAGTCGGACAACCCGGACCACGCGTGGCACCTTCTGATGGACAGGAAGATGCCAACAATAGAAGGATGGAAGCTGAAGAGATAAATGCAATGCAAAGAGGAATGCAAGCTCCAAATCAAATGATGAATGCAGTTATTCCTCCTGTTGAAAGGACTTCCCCAAACCACATTCAGCATCAGGAAACACCTAGTCAACTGGTGAATGAAAATCCCCAGCAAGCTCAAAGAACTCATTCTCCCAAGCATGTCCATCAACAACAAGTCCTTAATCAGAATCAAATGATGAATTTTCCTCAACCCCAGGTCCAAAGAAATAATTCTCCTAAGCATGTCCAACAACAGCAAATTATTAATCAGATGCAAAATCAAATGATGAATGCAAATCAACCACAGGTTCAAAGAACGACTTCTCCCAAGGATGCACAATATCAACAAGCACAAGATCGGATgagtaatgaaatgaaaagtgcTACTCCACCACAGGTTGAAATGAATATTTCTCAAGTTCAAAGGACTTCACCTAAACATAACCACAATCAAGTAGGGCGCAAGAATTCTAATTCATCATTGTCTATGCAAGGTGGTATTCAAACACCTTTCATGAGTCCTCAACAGGACACGGCTGTTCACCTTCAAAATGCCCATAATCACCATGTACAAGTACAGCAAGAATCTAGACATGAGGTTTCACAACCCCAGAATATGAATGCCATGCAAGATCACCCAATTTACTCAACTATAAATGTACCTCAATCCCCTAGGAAAACCAATGAGCAACCAAAGAATTACCTTGTATCTGATCCAAACCATCCTAGTAATCAGAAGCCTGTGGGAACACAAGCTATAAAACAAGCACAGAATATTCTGTCTGAAGCAATAGAATCTCAACAGGCCTCTACTTTTCCAAATGGAAGCTACCCACATTCCAAATTACATTTACGCAATGAGGGTATACTTGACCTACCCAACACGAATACTGGCATATGGGATCAAGGTCGCTCTTTACCCGAAAGTCACACCAAGTCTTTGTCAAGAAACAGGGCAGCAGAGATAGGGAGGAGTTTACAGATTGAGAAACAAGCAAATAGTTACAGCTTTGTGATGCCTCCACCTTCTACAGCAACTGTATTAGATTCTGGGAGGAGGGCATCCGCAGCATCTGCTGTGTCTGCTACTAGCAGCGAAAATAGTAGCAATAGTTCTGATAGCAGTGGTCAACCTCGAAGACCAGGCAGCGCAGAAGTGCTTTGGAAGAAACAATCCCAAGCAGATGACAGTACACCAGTATTACAACCTGTTCTTTCAAATCCTCTACAAGGAATATGGAGACCTAGGTCGAGACATCAAAATCGAAACTCAAATACTGAAATTGACGAGGATTTGACAACAGACATCTCATCGTCTTCTAAAGGATCCTCGTCTTCCAAAGGTTCAGAGGAAGATTCACCCATCAAGACGCAAGCAACATTTTTGCAGCTGAAGAAACAGTTTTTGAATACTGACTCTCAACCATTGAATTATCAAACTTTGAAAAGACCTCCAAAGAAACCAGAACCTCTTGCCCCAGAATTCAGATCAAGATCAAGATCATTTACAGAGCAAGATGAGTACAATCAGTCACCAGTCAGCAAATATGCTCCTTTTAGCTTTGAAACCATGAATCGTAATATGAATGCAAATTCTGCAGAAGATGAATCCTCCTCTCCCAGAGTATATGAAGAAATTGAGGATCGACCTATGTCTTCCTTTAATAGATCAAGTCCTCTCACATCACCAAGACATTCGACAGTGAGCCAACCACAGCAACCTAAGCCAGTTCCTATCCCCGTGGTTCCAGTCTCTGTTCCTCAGCAACATCATCAACAACTTCCTCACATGCATAATCCATCTGTCCCTGCAATTGGGTCAGTCCCTCCTCCACCAGTTGGTCCACCTCCTGCTGTGCCAGTATTACCAAAATCCGCACCTCCAGTTACACTAGAAGTTCAAACACAAGTACAGGTATCCAATGCATCTCCTGCTAAGATACCTTCTCCTTTATCACCTTCCCTTCCACCCCCACCACCACTATCTCCAATGGGACCAGCTGAAATGTcctcattaccatcaccacccatgccaccaccaccagcacctATTGCATTTGTACCTCCTGCACCACCAGTAGTACCATCAGTCTCTCATTCAACCCCTCCTCCTGCCCCTCCACCTGCCCCTCCACCACCAACAAACATGCAGCTGACAAACATAATGCAGAGCAAGAAAGCATCTGCATTAGAACCAGTCAATGGGAAACTTAGTAGCAGTGTACCCAAGAAGATGATGGGTGATATAGGTGGTGGTGTTGATATGATGGCTGAACTTAAGCTCCGGCAGAAGAAAAGACAGAAGGTACCTGTAGTATCGGAGAGCTGGGAATCAAACTCAGACACTATTAAACGTAAACCAGCTTCTCCGAACGAATTGGTTAATGAAGAGGTAGCTGTACATTCTAGCGACTTAAAAGAGTTTCCACCTCCTCCACCGGAACTTACTACATCACCACCTTCTGTAGAAGTGAAGAAAAGGGCTGTCCCACCAGTAGTCATGCCCAAGACGAAATCTCCCCCAAAACCTTCCAGACCACAGGAGACACCAACCCCTGCACCAACAAGTACACACTCCCCCAGACTTATCCCAATAGAGGAACCATCAAGTAGACTTGTTCCTATCAAGTCTCCCAATAACAGACTTGTCCCTATTGAAGACCCTAAAGATGTAGACATTTTCTCATCTGATATGGATAAGTTGGAGGATCAAGATGAGGTGGTGGACTCTGATAGCAGTGAGAGTAGCGATACACTTGATACAGGTCTTActggttttgaaaatgaaaacacgGACACCATCAAGAAACAGCCAATGAGACTTAGCCCGAGGAGACCGACTTCCGGAGAGACTGGCTCTTATGGTGCAGAGATCATCACTGCTTCTGTGCCTCCATTCTCTGTTGATAGATCTGCTTCTAATCATCCAGCCACCAAGAATTACATGCCAATTGAAGATGCTGCTGCAGATGCAGACTCTCTAGGTGACG CTACCCTGAAGCTTGAAGAGATCTTACGAAGCATGGCAATGGAGGATCCTCTTGGTCAACTGCAGGATGATGACTGGACTCCACCACCAGCTCCAGTACTCAAACTTCCCCAAACATCTCCTTCACTCCCATctccaccactaccaccaccaccaccacctccatcatcaGAGCCAGAACCTTATAACAG CGAGGAACCAGCAGAGGAAAGCAAAGAAGTTTTCAATGACATTGAATCCATGTTTGCTAATCTAGCTCTGGATTTGGATAGCATGATGGGCTAG